The Lutra lutra chromosome 15, mLutLut1.2, whole genome shotgun sequence genome includes a region encoding these proteins:
- the LOC125085502 gene encoding T-cell surface glycoprotein CD1b-like, producing the protein MSWTLLLFRPWVPFLWIFPVSVLSSSPASPFLLTFVTLPFPTAFQGPTSYQVIQISSFTNSSWAQTQGSGSVGDVQIHGWDSAADRAVFLKSWSKGNFSDEEVAELEELIQVYLSGFVLEVQNHASEFQMQYPFEIQAIAGCQLHPGRGTESFLRGALGGLDFVSLKNYSCVPAPEGGSRAQRICELTSQYKGIRDIGEKLLFETCPRYLLGVLDAGKTELQRKVKPEAWLSVGPRPGPGHLLLVCHVSGFYPKPVWVMWMRGEQEQQGTQRDDVLPHADGTWYLRVTLDVAAWEAAGLSCRVRHSSLGGQDMVLYWGNPISVGLISLAIIVPLLILLIGLSCGFLRRWSYQSIS; encoded by the exons ATGTCTTGGACTCTGTTGCTCTTCAGACCCTGGGTCCCTTTTCTCTGGATCTTCCCAGTGTCCGTCCTCTCATCGTCCcccgcttctccctttctccttacGTTTGTCACCCTTCCATTCCCCACAGCCTTTCAGGGGCCCACTTCTTACCAGGTCATCCAGATCTCGTCCTTCACCAACAGCAGCTGGGCCCAGACCCAGGGCTCGGGCTCGGTAGGCGACGTGCAGATTCACGGCTGGGACAGTGCCGCGGACAGGGCGGTCTTCCTGAAGTCCTGGTCCAAGGGCAACTTCAGTGACGAGGAGGTGGCGGAGCTGGAGGAGCTCATCCAGGTCTATCTCAGCGGGTTTGTCCTGGAAGTGCAGAACCACGCCTCCGAGTTCCAGATGCAGT ACCCCTTTGAGATCCAGGCCATAGCCGGCTGTCAGCTGCACCCTGGCAGGGGCACTGAGAGCTTCCTGCGGGGGGCTCTGGGAGGACTGGACTTCGTGAGCCTCAAGAATTACTCCTGTGTGCCCGCCCCAGAGGGCGGCAGCAGGGCACAGCGCATCTGTGAGCTCACTAGTCAGTACAAAGGCATCCGGGACATTGGGGAGAAGCTCCTCTTTGAAACATGCCCTCGGTATCTCCTGGGCGTCCTCGATGCAGGGAAGACAGAACTGCAGAGAAAAG TGAAGCCCGAGGCCTGGCTGTCCGTTGGCCCCCGTCCCGGTCCCGGCCATCTGCTGCTGGTGTGTCACGTCTCCGGCTTCTACCCGAAGCCTGTGTGGGTGATGTGGATGCGGGGTGAGCAGGAGCAACAGGGCACCCAACGAGACGACGTCCTGCCCCATGCTGATGGGACGTGGTATCTCCGAGTGACTCTGGATGTGGCGGCCTGGGAGGCAGCTGGCCTGTCCTGTCGAGTGAGACACAGCAGTCTGGGAGGCCAAGACATGGTCCTCTACTGGG GAAACCCCATCTCCGTTGGCTTGATATCATTGGCAATAATAGTGCCCCTCTTGATCCTTTTGATTGGTCTTTCCTGTGGGTTTTTGAGACGCTG GTCATATCAGAGTATCTCATGA
- the LOC125085497 gene encoding T-cell surface glycoprotein CD1c-like isoform X3, which yields MPSLELVLLAALLLGGGSAEAAQEHILFSVIQISSFANQSWAQHQGSGWLGDMQSQGWDSESGTIIFLHTWSKGNFSDEEMIDLELLFRVYFIGFTRETQEYAGQMHFGYPIEVQVRAGCELHPNDTAESFLQAAYGGSHFLSFQDMSWVPAPEGDSRAQSVCDLLNQYEGIRETTHRLLTHTCPRFALGLFDAAKADYKRQVKPEAWLSTGPRPGPGRLLLVCHVSGFHPKPVWVMWMRGEQEQQGTQRGDILPHADGTWYLRVTLDVAAEEVAGLSCRVRHSSLGNQDIVLHWGQHLSVYLILLAVTVPLMLLVALVLWLKKRCSYQDIP from the exons ATGCCCTCTCTGGAGCTTGTCCTGCTGGCTGCTCTTCTCCTCGGGGGTGGCAGTGCGGAAG ccGCCCAGGAGCACATCTTGTTCAGTGTCATCCAGATCTCATCCTTTGCCAACCAGTCCTGGGCACAACATCAGGGCTCAGGTTGGCTGGGTGACATGCAGAGTCAAGGCTGGGACAGCGAGTCTGGCACCATCATTTTCCTGCACACCTGGTCGAAGGGTAACTTCAGCGATGAGGAGATGATAGATTTGGAGCTGCTGTTCCGTGTCTACTTCATTGGATTCACTCGGGAGACGCAAGAATACGCAGGTCAAATGCACTTTGGAT aTCCTATTGAAGTACAGGTGAGAGCTGGCTGTGAGCTACATCCTAATGACACTGCGGAAAGCTTCTTACAGGCAGCTTATGGTGGATCGCATTTCCTGAGTTTCCAAGACATGTCATGGGTGCCAGCTCCAGAGGGTGATAGCAGAGCCCAGAGTGTCTGTGACCTCCTGAACCAGTATGAAGGCATCAGAGAAACAACACACAGGCTCCTCACGCACACCTGTCCCCGATTTGCCCTGGGTCTCTTCGATGCAGCGAAGGCGGATTACAAGAGGCAAG TGAAGCCGGAGGCCTGGCTGTCCACTGGCCCCCGTCCCGGTCCCGGCCGTCTGCTGCTGGTGTGTCACGTCTCTGGCTTCCACCCAAAGCCTGTGTGGGTGATGTGGATGCGGGgtgagcaggagcagcagggcaCCCAGCGAGGCGACATCCTGCCCCATGCTGATGGGACGTGGTATCTCCGAGTGACCCTGGATGTGGCGGCCGAGGAGGTGGCAGGTCTGTCCTGTCGAGTGAGACACAGCAGTCTGGGAAACCAGGACATCGTCCTCCACTGGG GACAGCACCTTTCCGTGTACTTGATCCTGTTGGCTGTGACAGTGCCCCTAATGCTTCTGGTAGCCCTCGTGTTGTGGCTTAAGAAGCGCTG CTCCTATCAAGACATCCCGTGA